One genomic window of Azospirillum sp. TSH100 includes the following:
- the ihfB gene encoding integration host factor subunit beta, with amino-acid sequence MTKSELIQRLAERNPHLYQRDIEKIVGTIFDEITEALARGDRVELRGFGAFSIKKRDARTGRNPRTGESVDVGEKCIPFFKTGKQLRERLNTE; translated from the coding sequence ATGACCAAGTCGGAACTGATCCAACGGCTGGCGGAGCGGAACCCGCACCTCTACCAGCGCGACATCGAGAAGATCGTCGGCACCATCTTCGACGAGATCACCGAGGCGCTGGCGCGTGGCGACCGGGTGGAGTTGCGAGGCTTCGGCGCCTTCTCCATCAAGAAGCGGGACGCGCGAACGGGTCGCAACCCCCGGACCGGAGAATCGGTTGACGTCGGCGAGAAATGCATCCCTTTCTTCAAGACCGGCAAGCAGCTTCGCGAGCGTCTGAACACGGAGTGA
- a CDS encoding lipopolysaccharide assembly protein LapA domain-containing protein — MRHLSWIVTIPVALVAILFAISNRGVVTLSLWPLPFTLETPVYLATLIALVVGFMAGGFVVWNSQRRHRRRARREGNRVLFLERELKEAQARAAAAEKRLAESTRPVSGPAGTLPGSTLPVPAQGAAPTVH, encoded by the coding sequence TTGCGCCATCTTTCCTGGATCGTTACCATTCCCGTGGCCCTCGTCGCGATCCTCTTCGCGATCTCCAACCGCGGTGTCGTGACCCTGTCGCTGTGGCCGCTGCCCTTCACGCTCGAAACCCCGGTGTATCTGGCCACTCTGATCGCGCTGGTGGTGGGCTTCATGGCCGGCGGCTTCGTCGTCTGGAACAGCCAGCGCCGCCACCGCCGCCGCGCCCGCCGCGAAGGCAACCGCGTGCTGTTTCTGGAGCGTGAACTGAAGGAAGCGCAGGCCCGCGCCGCCGCCGCCGAAAAGCGTCTGGCCGAAAGTACCCGTCCGGTTTCCGGCCCGGCCGGCACGCTGCCCGGTTCCACCCTGCCGGTCCCGGCCCAGGGCGCCGCTCCGACCGTTCACTGA
- a CDS encoding ornithine cyclodeaminase family protein yields MRTVSGAELRSVLHHRMLVERLRQSFRAGVETPPAHRHRVETYGTSDAALLLAPAWQVNQALGVRIDTVFPDNAGSDLPQSQGVYLLIDGKTGVPQVLMDSSATLGRRSGAASSALAASYLARPDAERMLVVGTGPLALELVEAHTAVRPLRHVLVWGRDPQKARKLAARFHRPKFRIEATADLEGAVRGADIIVCATAARDPLIRGDWLQPGQHLDLLGGVTPEMREADDECVRRARVFVDSRDRTQVEAGDIAQPVAAGVLTPDDIAGDLFELGRGERAGRRFYDQITLFKSVGTALADLCAARLATEMVLHNDSIR; encoded by the coding sequence ATGCGCACCGTCAGCGGCGCCGAGCTTCGATCCGTTCTGCACCACCGCATGCTGGTCGAACGCCTGCGGCAGAGCTTCCGCGCCGGCGTGGAAACTCCGCCGGCCCACCGCCATCGGGTCGAAACCTATGGCACCAGCGACGCCGCGCTGCTGCTTGCCCCCGCCTGGCAGGTCAATCAGGCGCTTGGGGTGCGCATCGACACCGTTTTTCCCGACAATGCCGGCAGCGACCTGCCGCAGAGCCAGGGCGTCTATCTGCTGATCGACGGCAAGACCGGCGTGCCGCAGGTGCTGATGGACTCGTCCGCCACGCTCGGCCGGCGCAGCGGTGCCGCATCCTCCGCTCTCGCCGCCTCCTATCTGGCGCGGCCGGATGCCGAGCGGATGCTGGTGGTCGGCACCGGTCCGCTGGCGCTGGAACTGGTGGAGGCCCACACCGCCGTGCGGCCGCTCCGCCATGTGCTGGTCTGGGGCCGCGATCCCCAGAAGGCGCGCAAGCTGGCCGCCCGCTTCCACCGGCCGAAATTCCGCATCGAGGCGACCGCCGACCTGGAGGGAGCGGTGCGCGGTGCCGACATCATCGTCTGCGCCACCGCGGCGCGCGACCCGCTGATCCGCGGCGACTGGCTGCAACCGGGTCAGCATCTGGATCTGCTGGGCGGCGTGACGCCGGAGATGCGCGAGGCCGATGACGAGTGCGTCCGCCGCGCCCGCGTCTTCGTCGACAGTCGCGACCGCACCCAGGTCGAGGCCGGAGACATCGCCCAGCCGGTTGCCGCCGGCGTTCTGACTCCCGACGACATCGCCGGCGACCTGTTCGAACTCGGTCGCGGCGAACGGGCCGGCCGGCGCTTCTATGACCAGATCACCCTGTTCAAGTCGGTCGGAACCGCGCTCGCCGATCTGTGCGCCGCCCGGCTGGCGACGGAGATGGTTCTGCACAACGACTCGATCCGCTGA
- a CDS encoding sensor histidine kinase has product MNGPTLPPFSDDSAGSGRNAADGAQPFRKPRLEAAIGWLAACGFLFLAVVTVVVGGQSRQRAIDGAQERARAAVRVLAEHAARLFDAADLLVEYAAQESAGRPWDEVAQSRALWDRLNAQRARLPFLDAVWLNDATGLLRLTTAAFPAPYSDASDREIFLFHQRNARQGHAVDQPHIGPRIIGRVTNKATFLLSRRLSEADGGFRGIASVTIDPSYLSGFYKELDVPHEPVTILVRAGSLDVLVREPTEPAGSAGSTEPVPLSDTARRAIQAQPDGGVARDDTTIIAHRRVDSWPVHVVVRLDLAPVLVSWQRVIAPYAGLAAAAAMALAALSVFGFRQAGAARQVRRELERRVRERTASLEKTIGERDAVLAQKDLLMREANHRIKNSLQVVSSLMSLQSQAVGDPRLSDHLLEAGRRVQAIADIHRLLYRVDDVHFIPFHDYLTELCRELERSARSEGGDWRLELVVEPVEVPTDHAVQLGLLANELVMNAIKHAYRPLAATMAGTVAGPQDGDPDTTPAAANVIFVGLRRDEDALRLIVGDRGVGLPPDFDWRQSRSLGMRLIHTLSRQLGAVLAMENTNPGVRFTIRLPHRTTDGGNPE; this is encoded by the coding sequence TTGAATGGCCCCACCCTCCCCCCGTTTTCCGACGACTCCGCCGGTTCCGGACGCAACGCTGCGGACGGCGCGCAGCCTTTCCGCAAGCCGCGGCTGGAGGCTGCCATCGGCTGGCTGGCCGCCTGCGGCTTCCTGTTTCTTGCCGTCGTCACCGTGGTCGTCGGGGGGCAGTCGCGCCAGCGGGCCATCGACGGGGCGCAGGAACGGGCACGGGCGGCCGTCCGCGTCCTGGCGGAACACGCCGCCCGCCTGTTCGATGCCGCCGACCTGCTGGTGGAGTATGCCGCCCAGGAAAGTGCCGGCCGGCCGTGGGACGAGGTTGCCCAGTCGCGCGCCCTGTGGGACAGGCTGAACGCCCAGCGGGCCCGGCTGCCCTTTCTGGACGCCGTCTGGCTGAACGATGCGACAGGGCTGCTGCGGCTGACGACGGCGGCCTTCCCGGCCCCTTACTCCGATGCGTCAGACCGCGAGATCTTCCTGTTCCATCAGCGTAATGCGCGGCAGGGCCACGCCGTCGACCAGCCCCATATCGGCCCGCGCATCATCGGCCGCGTGACCAACAAGGCGACCTTCCTGCTCAGCCGCCGGCTGTCCGAAGCGGATGGCGGCTTCCGCGGCATCGCCTCCGTCACCATCGATCCCTCCTACCTGTCCGGCTTCTACAAGGAGCTGGATGTCCCGCACGAACCGGTGACCATCCTGGTGCGGGCCGGCAGCCTCGACGTGCTGGTGCGCGAGCCCACCGAGCCCGCCGGGTCTGCTGGGTCTACCGAGCCGGTCCCCCTGTCCGACACCGCTCGCCGGGCGATCCAGGCGCAGCCGGACGGCGGCGTCGCCCGCGACGACACCACCATAATTGCCCACCGCCGGGTCGACAGTTGGCCCGTCCATGTCGTTGTGCGGCTGGATCTGGCGCCGGTTCTGGTGTCCTGGCAACGGGTGATCGCACCCTATGCCGGACTGGCGGCGGCGGCGGCCATGGCGCTGGCCGCCCTTTCGGTCTTCGGCTTCCGGCAGGCCGGTGCCGCCCGGCAAGTGCGGCGCGAGCTGGAGCGCCGGGTGCGCGAGCGCACCGCCTCGCTGGAAAAGACCATCGGGGAACGCGACGCGGTGCTGGCGCAGAAGGATTTACTGATGCGCGAGGCCAACCACCGCATCAAGAACAGCCTGCAGGTGGTGTCCAGCCTGATGAGCCTTCAGAGTCAGGCGGTCGGCGACCCGCGGCTGAGCGACCATCTGCTGGAAGCCGGACGGCGTGTCCAGGCGATCGCCGACATTCACCGGCTGCTCTACCGCGTGGATGACGTCCATTTCATACCCTTCCACGATTATCTGACCGAGCTATGCAGGGAACTGGAGCGCTCCGCCCGCTCCGAAGGCGGCGACTGGCGGCTGGAACTGGTGGTGGAGCCGGTGGAGGTACCCACCGACCACGCGGTGCAATTGGGCCTGCTCGCCAACGAACTGGTGATGAACGCCATCAAGCATGCCTATCGGCCGCTTGCCGCCACCATGGCGGGCACGGTGGCCGGGCCGCAGGATGGCGATCCCGACACCACCCCGGCGGCGGCCAACGTCATCTTCGTCGGCCTGCGGCGGGATGAAGACGCTCTGCGGCTGATCGTCGGAGACCGCGGCGTCGGGCTTCCGCCCGATTTCGACTGGCGCCAAAGCCGCAGCCTGGGCATGCGGCTGATCCATACCCTGTCCAGACAGCTGGGGGCGGTGCTTGCCATGGAAAACACAAACCCCGGCGTACGCTTTACCATCCGTCTGCCGCACCGCACCACCGACGGCGGCAACCCGGAATAG
- a CDS encoding DMT family transporter, giving the protein MTVSASSVDAPPQLQAPSNQLLLGAGFMLLSALLFGIGNTAVRWASTVMDPLEVVFFRNLFSLLWMLPWALTAGAPACGAVLTERRLGPYVTRALTTLCAMSAWFYAILHIPLPTATAVSFAIPLFVAVGAAAFLGERVRPRRWAAVCVGLAGVTIVLRPGSAPIDLSFLALVIHCIAAAGTILQMRLLSRKDSPPVIVTFLGLLVTPMALVPALFVWTWPSWSVLGGLALLGGVLTLGQLAMTKSLALAESSAMMPYDYARLPLTAIVAWIVFGQTMDVWGWVGALVIAGSALYSMHRDAADGRKAARL; this is encoded by the coding sequence GTGACCGTCTCCGCCTCTTCCGTAGACGCGCCCCCCCAGTTGCAAGCGCCATCGAACCAGCTTCTGCTTGGCGCCGGCTTCATGCTGCTGTCGGCGCTGCTGTTCGGGATCGGCAACACGGCGGTGCGCTGGGCCTCGACCGTGATGGACCCGCTGGAGGTCGTGTTTTTCCGCAACCTGTTCAGTCTGCTGTGGATGCTGCCCTGGGCACTGACGGCCGGTGCTCCCGCCTGCGGGGCAGTCCTGACGGAGCGACGGCTGGGTCCTTACGTGACACGGGCGCTGACGACGCTCTGCGCCATGTCCGCCTGGTTCTATGCGATCCTCCACATTCCGCTGCCGACCGCGACGGCTGTCAGCTTCGCCATCCCCCTGTTCGTGGCGGTGGGAGCGGCAGCGTTCCTGGGCGAACGCGTGCGGCCACGGCGCTGGGCGGCCGTCTGCGTCGGCCTGGCCGGCGTGACCATCGTGCTGAGGCCGGGGTCGGCGCCGATCGATCTGTCCTTTCTGGCGCTGGTCATCCATTGCATCGCCGCCGCCGGCACCATCCTGCAGATGCGGCTGCTCAGCCGGAAGGACAGTCCGCCGGTGATCGTCACCTTCCTGGGCCTGCTGGTCACCCCGATGGCACTGGTTCCGGCGCTGTTCGTCTGGACCTGGCCGAGTTGGAGCGTGCTGGGCGGGCTGGCGCTGCTGGGCGGGGTGCTGACGCTGGGACAGCTGGCGATGACCAAGTCGCTGGCGCTGGCCGAATCCTCGGCGATGATGCCCTATGATTATGCCCGGCTTCCTTTAACTGCCATCGTCGCCTGGATCGTCTTCGGCCAGACGATGGACGTGTGGGGCTGGGTGGGCGCCCTGGTGATCGCCGGCTCAGCCCTCTATTCCATGCACAGGGACGCGGCTGACGGGCGCAAAGCGGCAAGACTGTAG
- a CDS encoding YkvA family protein has protein sequence MTASSVSPSLGDGATLTVPDPGRVERDERLVRRRFWQKLRANLHRIPFLEELVAAYFCATDPATPYRAKAILLGALAYFVLPVDAVPDWLLIAGFTDDAAVLAAAVQTVRTNLTPAHWARAKQALSAETGEGVTGAGETEQAG, from the coding sequence ATGACCGCATCGTCCGTTTCCCCCTCCCTTGGCGACGGCGCCACGCTGACGGTTCCCGATCCCGGCCGGGTCGAGCGCGACGAACGGCTGGTGCGCCGCCGCTTCTGGCAAAAGCTTCGCGCCAACCTGCACCGCATTCCCTTCCTGGAAGAACTGGTGGCCGCCTATTTCTGCGCAACCGATCCGGCAACCCCCTATCGGGCGAAGGCGATCCTGCTGGGGGCGCTGGCCTATTTCGTGCTGCCGGTCGATGCGGTGCCGGACTGGCTGCTGATCGCCGGCTTTACCGACGATGCGGCGGTGCTGGCCGCCGCCGTGCAGACGGTGCGGACGAACCTCACGCCAGCCCATTGGGCACGGGCGAAGCAGGCTCTGAGTGCCGAAACGGGGGAGGGCGTGACTGGGGCCGGCGAAACTGAACAGGCCGGCTGA
- a CDS encoding SDR family NAD(P)-dependent oxidoreductase, giving the protein MNIQGLSAIVTGGASGMGAATARHLAGLGAKVTVLDINEDAVLKTAHEIGGLGLVCDVTDGASAERAFDQARSAHGPARIAVNCAGIAPAQRIVGRDGPMPLENFRSVIEINLIGSFNILRLAAADMAKLDPLDSGERGVIVNTASVAAYEGQIGQAAYAASKGGIVALTICAARDLARNGIRVMTVAPGLIGTPMLLNMPQEVQDSLAATVPFPKRFGKPEEYARLVQHILENEMLNGDVIRLDGAIRMAPQ; this is encoded by the coding sequence ATGAACATCCAGGGTCTGTCCGCCATTGTCACCGGCGGCGCCTCGGGCATGGGGGCGGCGACGGCGCGTCATCTGGCAGGTCTCGGCGCCAAGGTGACCGTGCTGGACATCAACGAGGACGCGGTGCTGAAGACCGCGCATGAGATCGGGGGACTGGGGTTGGTCTGCGACGTCACCGACGGCGCTTCCGCCGAGCGGGCGTTCGATCAGGCACGCTCCGCCCACGGCCCGGCCCGCATCGCGGTCAACTGCGCCGGCATCGCGCCCGCCCAGCGCATCGTCGGCCGCGACGGGCCGATGCCGCTGGAGAATTTCCGCTCGGTGATCGAGATCAACCTGATCGGCAGTTTCAACATCCTGCGGCTGGCCGCGGCCGACATGGCGAAGCTCGACCCGCTGGACAGCGGCGAGCGCGGCGTGATCGTCAACACCGCCTCGGTCGCCGCCTATGAGGGGCAGATCGGGCAGGCCGCCTATGCCGCGTCGAAGGGCGGCATCGTCGCCCTGACCATCTGTGCGGCCCGCGACCTTGCCCGCAACGGCATCCGGGTGATGACGGTGGCTCCCGGCCTGATCGGCACGCCAATGCTGCTGAACATGCCGCAGGAGGTTCAGGACAGCCTGGCCGCAACCGTTCCCTTCCCCAAGCGCTTCGGCAAGCCGGAGGAGTACGCCCGCCTCGTCCAGCACATCCTGGAGAACGAGATGCTGAACGGTGACGTCATCCGTCTGGACGGCGCAATTCGCATGGCGCCGCAGTAA
- a CDS encoding NADPH-dependent FMN reductase, whose amino-acid sequence MTDATVRAKLLGLPGSLRSNSNSLAILRGLQDALPAGVSMDIRDLRLPLYDQDIDTPDAPAEVHAFRQAIADADGVLIVTPEYNYGMPGVLKNALDWASRPYGKSALIGKPVLVISNSPAFTGGVRAHQQVNDTLLALPAKLLGGPQVVVGGVGEKIKEGKLADEAVLKFALGAIDRMLAVK is encoded by the coding sequence ATGACCGATGCAACGGTGCGTGCCAAACTGCTGGGCCTGCCCGGCAGCCTGCGCAGCAACTCCAATTCGCTGGCCATCCTGCGCGGATTGCAGGACGCCCTGCCGGCCGGGGTCAGCATGGACATCCGCGACCTGCGCCTGCCGCTCTACGACCAGGACATCGACACGCCCGACGCCCCGGCGGAGGTCCATGCCTTCCGTCAGGCCATCGCGGACGCCGACGGCGTGCTCATCGTCACGCCCGAATACAATTACGGCATGCCCGGCGTGCTGAAGAACGCGCTGGACTGGGCCTCGCGTCCCTACGGCAAGTCGGCACTGATCGGCAAGCCGGTGCTGGTCATCTCCAACTCCCCCGCCTTCACCGGCGGCGTGCGGGCACATCAGCAGGTGAACGACACGCTGCTGGCGCTTCCCGCCAAGCTGTTGGGTGGCCCCCAGGTGGTCGTCGGCGGCGTCGGCGAGAAGATCAAGGAAGGCAAGCTGGCCGACGAAGCGGTACTGAAATTCGCGCTCGGCGCCATCGACAGGATGCTGGCGGTGAAGTAA
- a CDS encoding aspartate transaminase, whose product MSIIASRLSRIKPSPTIAVTNKARELKAAGRDVIGLGAGEPDFDTPDNIKAAAIKAIESGDTKYTAVDGTPALKKAICAKFERENGLKYTPEQITVGVGGKQVLYNALMATLNQGDEVIIPAPYWVSYPDMVELAEGTPVFVSCPAEQGFKLQPADLEKAITPKTKWLILNSPSNPSGAAYTRAEMKALTEVLVKHPHVWVMTDDMYEHLLYDGLEFVTPAQVEPSLYDRTLTVNGVSKSYAMTGWRIGYAGGPKELIKAIGVIQSQSTSNPTSIAQAAAVEALNGPQDFIKERGEAFRQRRDLVVSMLNQAKGLHCPKPEGAFYVYPSCAGTIGKTTPDGKVIETDEDFVTYLLESEGVAVVQGSAFGLAPHFRISYATSTEALEEACKRIQRACGNLRD is encoded by the coding sequence ATGTCGATTATCGCGTCCCGTCTCTCGCGCATCAAGCCGTCGCCGACCATCGCCGTGACCAACAAAGCCCGCGAACTGAAAGCGGCCGGTCGCGACGTCATCGGCCTGGGCGCCGGCGAGCCGGACTTCGACACCCCCGACAACATCAAGGCCGCCGCCATCAAGGCGATCGAGTCCGGTGACACCAAGTACACCGCGGTGGACGGCACGCCCGCTCTGAAGAAGGCGATCTGTGCCAAGTTCGAGCGCGAGAACGGCCTGAAATACACGCCCGAGCAGATCACCGTCGGCGTCGGCGGCAAGCAGGTGCTGTACAATGCCCTGATGGCGACGCTGAACCAGGGCGACGAGGTCATCATCCCGGCCCCCTACTGGGTCAGCTATCCGGACATGGTCGAACTGGCGGAAGGCACGCCGGTTTTCGTCTCCTGCCCGGCCGAGCAGGGCTTCAAGCTGCAGCCCGCCGACCTGGAAAAGGCGATCACGCCGAAGACCAAGTGGCTGATCCTGAACTCGCCGTCGAACCCGTCGGGAGCGGCCTACACCCGCGCCGAGATGAAGGCGCTGACCGAGGTGCTGGTCAAGCACCCGCATGTCTGGGTGATGACCGACGACATGTACGAACACCTGCTGTATGACGGCCTGGAGTTCGTCACCCCGGCCCAGGTCGAGCCGTCGCTGTACGACCGCACCCTGACCGTCAACGGCGTGTCGAAGTCCTACGCAATGACCGGCTGGCGCATCGGCTATGCCGGCGGCCCGAAGGAGCTCATCAAGGCCATCGGCGTCATCCAGAGCCAGTCGACCTCCAACCCCACCTCCATCGCCCAGGCCGCCGCCGTCGAGGCGCTGAACGGTCCGCAGGACTTCATCAAGGAGCGTGGCGAGGCCTTCCGCCAGCGCCGCGATCTGGTGGTCTCGATGCTGAACCAGGCCAAGGGCCTGCATTGCCCGAAGCCGGAAGGCGCCTTCTACGTCTATCCGTCCTGCGCCGGCACCATCGGCAAGACGACCCCGGACGGCAAGGTGATCGAGACCGACGAGGATTTCGTCACCTACCTGCTGGAGTCCGAAGGCGTCGCCGTCGTCCAGGGTTCGGCCTTCGGCCTCGCCCCGCACTTCCGCATCTCCTACGCGACCTCGACGGAAGCGCTGGAAGAGGCGTGCAAGCGCATCCAGCGCGCCTGCGGCAACCTGCGCGACTGA
- a CDS encoding cytochrome c, which yields MRTVFSRMVLAASAALMLTGGVALAQDVIQTRKAGFEDFKNAMGEIKNAVGKGDLAAVGPVTDRIDAFAAKIPSLFPPGSDKGRTAARELIWANFPDFTAKAQGLQASAQALKVAAASGDKAATAKAFGAMADSCKACHQRYRSE from the coding sequence ATGAGAACCGTGTTTTCCCGTATGGTGCTTGCGGCGTCGGCCGCGCTGATGCTGACCGGCGGCGTTGCCCTGGCCCAGGACGTGATCCAGACCCGCAAGGCCGGGTTCGAGGACTTCAAGAATGCGATGGGTGAGATCAAGAACGCGGTGGGCAAGGGCGACCTCGCCGCCGTCGGCCCGGTCACCGACCGCATCGACGCCTTCGCCGCGAAGATCCCCAGCCTGTTCCCGCCCGGCTCCGACAAGGGCAGGACGGCGGCCAGGGAACTGATCTGGGCCAACTTCCCGGACTTCACCGCCAAGGCGCAGGGCCTTCAGGCCTCCGCCCAGGCCCTGAAGGTCGCCGCCGCATCGGGCGACAAGGCCGCGACGGCCAAGGCGTTCGGCGCCATGGCCGACAGCTGCAAGGCCTGCCACCAACGCTATCGTTCCGAATAA
- a CDS encoding cytochrome b/b6 domain-containing protein, whose translation MASGHTATREKHVRELRVWDLPTRLFHWALVAAVMVAILSAELGVLAVHMLAGETVLILVLFRLGWGVVGSQTARFADFVKGPAAIRDYLKRSRAGGEAALILGHNPLGALMVVAILLVLLVQAGCGLFTSDDILVDGPLVHLISGATVALLSSLHRLLANGIFVLIGLHVAAVFFHLLVRKDNLIRPMVTGRKILPARLVASEPRRAPTGLALAILAASAGLVFLVLRAAG comes from the coding sequence ATGGCAAGTGGTCATACCGCGACTCGGGAGAAACATGTGCGGGAGCTGCGGGTCTGGGACCTGCCGACCCGTCTGTTTCATTGGGCATTGGTCGCCGCCGTTATGGTTGCGATTCTGTCGGCCGAGCTTGGTGTGCTTGCCGTTCATATGTTGGCGGGTGAAACAGTCCTGATTCTCGTGCTGTTCCGACTGGGCTGGGGCGTGGTTGGCAGCCAGACCGCGCGCTTCGCCGATTTCGTGAAGGGACCTGCCGCCATCCGCGACTATCTGAAGCGCTCACGCGCGGGTGGGGAGGCCGCCCTCATCCTGGGCCACAATCCGCTGGGCGCGTTGATGGTGGTGGCGATTCTGCTGGTGCTGCTGGTCCAGGCCGGCTGCGGCCTGTTCACCAGCGACGATATCCTGGTCGATGGGCCGCTGGTGCATCTGATCTCCGGCGCCACCGTGGCGCTGCTCAGTTCGCTGCACCGGCTGCTCGCCAATGGCATCTTCGTGCTGATCGGACTGCATGTGGCGGCGGTGTTCTTCCATCTGCTGGTCAGGAAGGACAACCTGATCCGCCCGATGGTCACCGGCCGCAAGATCCTGCCGGCGCGGCTGGTGGCGTCGGAACCGAGGCGCGCCCCGACGGGGCTGGCGCTGGCGATCCTGGCGGCGTCGGCCGGGCTGGTCTTTCTGGTGCTGCGCGCTGCCGGTTGA
- a CDS encoding DUF4170 domain-containing protein, with the protein MPDKQLLHLVFGGELVRPDTDQFVDPSKLHIVGIFPSYDEAYKAWRGATGQTIDDAHTRYYIVHLHRFLDPAADDHKH; encoded by the coding sequence ATGCCCGACAAACAGCTCCTCCACCTCGTGTTCGGCGGCGAACTCGTGCGTCCGGACACGGACCAGTTCGTCGATCCGTCGAAGCTGCACATCGTCGGCATCTTCCCGAGCTATGACGAGGCCTACAAGGCATGGCGCGGCGCTACTGGCCAGACCATCGACGACGCCCACACCCGCTATTACATCGTCCACCTGCACCGCTTCCTCGACCCGGCGGCGGACGACCATAAACATTGA
- a CDS encoding metallophosphoesterase family protein: protein MTVYFTSDTHFGHGGARGRFRRPFDSTAEMDAAMEANWNATVGPDDEVWHLGDFALHMKPDTMAALLGRLNGTKHLIAGNNDGPATLALPGWASVGYYAELTLDGTDLVLCHYAFRTWNGMHRKALNLHGHSHGQLKPQPRQIDVGVDVWSFRPVTLGELMLPRARRKTAPVSGGA from the coding sequence ATGACCGTCTATTTCACCAGCGACACCCATTTCGGCCATGGCGGCGCCCGTGGCCGCTTTCGCCGTCCCTTCGACTCCACCGCCGAAATGGACGCGGCGATGGAGGCGAACTGGAACGCCACCGTCGGTCCCGACGACGAGGTCTGGCACCTCGGCGACTTCGCCCTGCACATGAAGCCCGACACCATGGCGGCGCTGCTCGGCCGGCTGAACGGCACCAAGCACCTGATCGCCGGCAACAATGACGGCCCGGCAACGCTGGCGCTGCCAGGCTGGGCCAGCGTCGGGTATTATGCCGAACTGACGCTGGACGGCACCGATCTGGTGCTGTGCCACTACGCCTTCCGCACCTGGAACGGCATGCACCGCAAGGCGCTGAACCTGCACGGTCACAGCCACGGCCAGCTGAAGCCGCAACCCCGGCAGATCGACGTCGGTGTCGATGTCTGGAGTTTCCGCCCGGTCACGCTGGGCGAACTGATGCTTCCCCGCGCGCGGCGGAAGACGGCGCCCGTCTCAGGCGGCGCCTAG